In a single window of the Niabella ginsenosidivorans genome:
- a CDS encoding PAS domain-containing sensor histidine kinase has translation METANIYKAIFENDRDGFAVVDNITGFFVDVNKTFCSITGKEKAFLLSQKGMAEVVPSRILKSDNNKYQQVLKGASNGFEKIYWYRKKEGEPGCIKVRVAPLKPEWGSYSLIVIEDITEIQFSKRKWKESEMHFRHLFDSSPVGLWEEDFSDVVDFLESRHLIGQQRSQVKQYLDAHPDVVHKCLSLVKIIDVNQAVLDQYKIADKVYFLKNINTILASQKGFAAAQSFLTAICVNADSDMHESEGVTATGEKIDFQLKWHVTPGIGRRRYQRVILASIDITGMKKVNRALEDASSRIATIINTIDGIVWTADPLTCRVNFMSEKIQEITGYPKEAFVGRELFTTTPGFYVNPELMSVFRQKVSMGMPDILEYQIINKNGQVCWLRNSISFIKEGEKVQLILGIAIDITAIKKSRMELSRSMEVLRKQNKRLMNFSYIVSHNLRAHSSNILSLCELILHTKDETERQELISLLEEVAQQLHNTMQGLNEVTNIHTAERIPLEKLNLYDYINNCFDVLEDRAAEKEIIFLNKVDPSVTVEYNKAYLESVLLNILSNAIKYSHTDRVLQINIEFSCAPDERVLTIADNGVGMDLEREGSRLFGLFKTFSANRKSRGIGLYITRNQVEAMGGRIEVESEPGKGSIFKIYFK, from the coding sequence TTGGAAACTGCAAACATATATAAGGCAATATTTGAAAATGACAGGGACGGTTTTGCAGTGGTAGATAATATTACCGGCTTTTTTGTAGACGTTAATAAAACATTTTGCAGCATTACAGGTAAGGAAAAGGCATTTCTTTTGTCGCAGAAAGGCATGGCAGAAGTGGTGCCCTCCCGTATTCTTAAATCGGATAACAATAAATACCAGCAGGTGCTTAAAGGAGCAAGCAATGGCTTTGAGAAGATTTACTGGTACCGGAAAAAAGAGGGAGAGCCGGGCTGTATTAAGGTGCGTGTTGCCCCGCTTAAACCCGAATGGGGAAGCTATTCGCTCATTGTGATCGAAGACATCACCGAAATTCAGTTTTCAAAGAGAAAATGGAAAGAGTCAGAAATGCATTTCCGGCATTTGTTTGATTCTTCTCCCGTGGGCTTGTGGGAAGAAGACTTTTCTGATGTGGTTGACTTCCTGGAAAGCCGGCACCTGATCGGGCAGCAGCGCAGCCAGGTAAAGCAGTACCTGGACGCGCATCCGGATGTTGTTCATAAATGCCTTTCACTTGTAAAAATCATTGATGTGAACCAGGCGGTACTGGACCAGTATAAGATCGCTGATAAAGTTTATTTTCTCAAAAACATCAATACCATCCTGGCATCACAAAAGGGATTTGCAGCCGCCCAGAGCTTTTTAACCGCCATCTGTGTCAACGCAGATTCTGATATGCACGAGTCTGAAGGGGTTACAGCTACAGGTGAAAAGATTGATTTTCAGCTTAAATGGCATGTAACTCCCGGCATAGGCCGGCGTAGGTACCAGCGTGTAATTTTAGCCAGCATTGACATAACCGGGATGAAAAAAGTGAACAGGGCGCTGGAAGACGCTTCATCACGTATTGCTACAATTATTAACACTATCGACGGGATCGTCTGGACCGCAGATCCGCTAACCTGCCGGGTGAATTTCATGAGCGAAAAGATCCAGGAAATAACCGGCTATCCCAAAGAAGCTTTTGTTGGCCGGGAACTGTTTACCACCACCCCGGGGTTTTATGTGAACCCGGAATTAATGAGCGTTTTCCGGCAGAAGGTATCCATGGGCATGCCCGACATACTGGAATACCAGATCATTAATAAGAACGGGCAGGTCTGCTGGCTGCGCAACAGCATCAGCTTTATAAAGGAAGGAGAAAAGGTTCAGCTTATACTGGGAATTGCTATAGATATTACCGCAATTAAAAAATCAAGAATGGAGCTGAGCCGGTCTATGGAAGTGCTCCGTAAGCAGAATAAACGGCTGATGAATTTTTCTTACATTGTTTCCCATAACCTGCGGGCGCATTCCAGTAATATCCTTTCCCTTTGCGAGCTGATCCTGCATACCAAAGATGAAACAGAACGGCAAGAGCTGATCAGTCTTCTGGAAGAAGTGGCCCAGCAACTGCACAATACCATGCAGGGCCTGAACGAGGTAACCAATATTCATACTGCTGAACGTATTCCACTGGAAAAGCTGAATCTGTACGACTATATTAATAACTGTTTTGATGTACTGGAAGATCGTGCGGCGGAAAAAGAGATCATTTTTTTAAATAAGGTTGATCCGTCTGTAACCGTAGAATATAATAAAGCATATCTGGAGAGTGTATTGCTGAACATCCTCTCTAATGCAATCAAATACAGCCATACAGACCGTGTGCTGCAAATAAATATTGAATTTTCCTGTGCCCCGGATGAACGGGTGCTGACAATAGCTGATAACGGGGTGGGAATGGACCTGGAACGGGAAGGAAGCAGGCTGTTTGGTTTATTTAAAACGTTTTCAGCGAACCGGAAATCAAGAGGCATCGGCCTGTATATTACCAGGAACCAGGTAGAGGCCATGGGGGGGCGTATTGAAGTGGAGAGTGAGCCGGGTAAAGGAAGTATTTTTAAAATTTATTTTAAATAA
- a CDS encoding response regulator, which translates to MRVFVVDDDPVYKMIVQRMLAEHESNPGVSLFENGRDAFNNLRDAPGTALPDIILLDIEMPVLDGWGFMDAFRRLSEEKRKGIKIYIVTSSVANEDVYKARAYPEITAYISKPVTRSKINSILTGTV; encoded by the coding sequence ATGCGTGTGTTTGTAGTGGATGACGATCCGGTATATAAAATGATTGTACAGCGGATGCTGGCAGAACATGAATCCAATCCCGGGGTCTCCCTTTTTGAAAACGGCCGGGATGCATTCAATAATTTACGCGATGCGCCGGGAACGGCATTGCCGGACATTATCCTGCTGGATATAGAAATGCCGGTGCTGGACGGCTGGGGATTTATGGATGCGTTCCGCAGGCTGTCGGAAGAAAAAAGAAAAGGCATTAAAATTTACATTGTAACATCGTCCGTAGCCAATGAGGATGTATACAAGGCAAGGGCATACCCGGAAATCACCGCTTATATTTCCAAACCCGTTACACGATCAAAAATAAACAGTATTCTTACCGGAACTGTTTAG
- a CDS encoding universal stress protein: protein MKKILVVTDFSDVADHAVDYACNLANKLNIEHLFLLNTYENIPIYDSGEAGSLALSMQEADELEQSRIESFQLLKQHLAHQLHTTTVLVPLIINDALPDAVNQVCREEDIDLVIIGIKRQDDLETLILGSNIRKAVDRIHYPVLLIPRCASIAVPQNVILAAPFREPLTRAIQIKLHKFLYRFNGKVTAIHRCIKGALNEKESKIANELQLQLQHYNCPLQIIKDVKDLPAAINEYASNNSPSLVISIHKMRGFIAGLFHKSVTKSLAWRCDVPLLVLHM, encoded by the coding sequence ATGAAAAAGATCCTGGTTGTTACCGACTTTTCGGATGTAGCGGATCATGCCGTGGATTATGCCTGCAACCTGGCTAATAAATTAAACATTGAGCATCTTTTCTTATTGAACACCTATGAAAATATTCCCATCTATGATTCCGGTGAAGCGGGTTCCCTGGCCCTGTCCATGCAGGAAGCGGATGAGCTGGAGCAATCGCGTATCGAATCATTTCAACTGCTCAAACAGCACCTTGCGCATCAGTTGCATACAACAACAGTGCTCGTTCCATTGATCATCAATGATGCCCTGCCCGATGCGGTGAACCAGGTTTGCAGAGAGGAAGATATTGACCTGGTGATCATCGGAATCAAACGTCAGGACGACCTGGAAACGCTGATCCTCGGGAGTAATATCCGGAAAGCCGTAGACCGCATCCATTACCCGGTTCTGCTAATACCCCGGTGCGCTTCTATTGCCGTTCCTCAAAACGTGATCCTGGCTGCGCCCTTCCGGGAACCGTTAACAAGAGCGATCCAGATAAAACTTCATAAATTCTTATATCGTTTTAATGGCAAAGTAACGGCCATACACCGTTGTATAAAAGGGGCGCTCAATGAAAAGGAATCAAAAATAGCTAATGAATTACAGTTGCAGTTACAGCATTATAACTGCCCGCTTCAGATTATAAAAGATGTAAAGGACCTGCCCGCTGCCATCAATGAATACGCCAGCAATAACAGTCCTTCCCTCGTTATATCCATACACAAAATGCGGGGCTTTATTGCCGGCCTGTTTCACAAAAGTGTTACCAAAAGCCTGGCGTGGCGCTGCGATGTACCTTTATTAGTTTTGCATATGTAG
- a CDS encoding dipeptide epimerase — MKFSYYPFSLRFRHPFTISKGTKTHQPTLIVELEHLGIKGYGEAPAITYYHITVEDMIRDLEAKRVLLERFAFTEPERYWHFLHHLLPGNPFLVCALDMAAWDIWGRLNGQPLYKIWKGDPSKNPTGDFTIGIDTVDKMVAKLKEQPWPIYKVKVGTADDIAIVKALRAATDAPLRVDANAGWDLETALQLIPQLKELGVEYVEQPLAKDNWEGMKVLFEQSALPLYADEACVFEQDVARCAGHFHGINIKLTKCSGITPALRMIGHARELGLKIMVGCMNESTVGSAAIAHLAPFIDHLDVDGPLLLAEDVATGLGFDYGKLIYSNEPGLGIEYKGLFEK; from the coding sequence GTGAAATTCAGTTATTACCCGTTCAGTTTAAGATTCAGGCATCCTTTTACCATTTCAAAAGGAACAAAGACCCATCAGCCAACATTGATAGTAGAGCTGGAGCACCTGGGCATTAAAGGGTATGGTGAGGCTCCGGCCATTACCTATTATCATATTACTGTTGAAGATATGATCCGTGACCTGGAAGCAAAAAGAGTCCTGCTGGAGCGTTTTGCTTTTACAGAGCCGGAGCGCTACTGGCATTTCCTGCATCATTTATTGCCCGGGAACCCTTTCCTGGTATGTGCGCTGGATATGGCCGCCTGGGATATATGGGGCAGGTTGAACGGGCAACCGCTTTATAAAATATGGAAGGGGGACCCTTCAAAAAATCCCACAGGCGATTTTACCATCGGGATTGACACCGTTGATAAAATGGTGGCAAAATTAAAAGAACAACCCTGGCCCATTTACAAGGTGAAGGTGGGCACTGCTGACGATATAGCTATTGTAAAAGCCCTGAGAGCCGCTACCGACGCCCCTTTAAGGGTAGATGCCAATGCCGGCTGGGATCTGGAAACCGCTTTACAGCTTATTCCGCAATTAAAAGAGCTGGGCGTGGAGTATGTGGAGCAGCCGCTGGCAAAAGATAACTGGGAGGGCATGAAAGTGCTGTTTGAACAATCGGCCCTGCCTTTATACGCAGACGAAGCCTGTGTGTTTGAACAGGACGTGGCCAGATGCGCCGGTCATTTCCATGGCATTAATATAAAGCTTACCAAGTGCAGCGGCATTACACCTGCCCTGCGCATGATCGGTCATGCCCGTGAACTGGGATTAAAGATCATGGTAGGCTGTATGAATGAAAGCACAGTGGGGTCTGCCGCTATTGCGCATCTGGCGCCGTTTATTGACCACCTGGACGTAGATGGCCCGCTGCTGCTGGCAGAAGATGTGGCCACCGGACTGGGCTTTGACTACGGCAAACTAATTTACAGTAATGAACCGGGGCTGGGCATTGAATATAAAGGGTTGTTTGAAAAATAA
- a CDS encoding menaquinone biosynthesis decarboxylase produces the protein MAYKNQQEFIAAIEQAGELVRVKAYVNPKLEMAEITDRVSKEPGGGRAILFENTGYDFPVLMNAYGSEKRMCLALGVNRLDDVAKDIEQLFRLLSAPKEGIIDKLKLLPRLSEFASWMPKVRKGRGACQEVVITGNPDITKLPVITCWPQDGGPFITLPVINTKDPVTQVRNVGMYRMQVFGPQLTAMHWHKHKVSAKHFNEYKKLNKRMPVAVALGGDPVYAYSATAPLPENVDEYMLAGFLRKKKVELVKCITQPEIEVPADADFVIEGYVDPNDELLWEGPFGDHTGYYSLPDWYPKFHITAITHKRNPVYPATIVGIPPQEDAWLGKATERIFLAPIKMTLVPEIEDMEMPVEGVFHNLVITKIQKDYAGQGQKVMNAMWGAGQMMFNKILVLASQSKDGKSIPLSNYKACAREVFKNLNPATDICFSQGPMDVLDHSCSKMGFGGKMCIDGTLKFEEEQQDGYLYGLTGGSDTGWIAAVPTRFAEVCQVNASLLKDQIPVLILSVKKNRKGHIRELHEQIAGLPGMETVKMILYVEHTVNANDLALALWRFCNNLDPVRDHFLSATLKEGAYCMGLDGTIKTKEFDNFQRDWPNIIVADDATIKSVDEKWASLQIGQFIPSPSLKYKDQLYGQKAVAAV, from the coding sequence ATGGCATATAAGAATCAACAGGAATTTATCGCTGCAATTGAACAGGCAGGCGAACTGGTACGTGTAAAAGCTTATGTGAATCCAAAGCTGGAGATGGCGGAGATCACGGACCGGGTGAGCAAAGAGCCCGGTGGCGGCAGGGCCATCCTGTTTGAGAACACGGGTTATGATTTTCCCGTTTTAATGAATGCCTATGGCAGTGAAAAGCGGATGTGTCTTGCTTTAGGCGTAAACCGGCTGGATGACGTGGCAAAGGATATTGAGCAACTGTTCCGGTTACTTTCAGCGCCTAAAGAAGGAATCATTGATAAACTGAAGCTGCTTCCCCGATTGAGCGAGTTTGCTTCCTGGATGCCAAAGGTCAGGAAGGGGAGAGGCGCCTGCCAGGAAGTGGTAATTACCGGTAATCCGGATATTACAAAACTGCCGGTAATTACCTGCTGGCCGCAGGACGGAGGGCCTTTTATTACACTGCCGGTTATTAATACAAAGGATCCCGTTACCCAGGTGCGCAATGTAGGCATGTACCGGATGCAGGTCTTTGGCCCGCAACTGACCGCCATGCACTGGCATAAGCACAAAGTATCTGCCAAACATTTTAATGAATACAAAAAACTGAATAAACGGATGCCCGTGGCCGTAGCATTAGGAGGCGACCCGGTCTACGCTTATTCGGCAACGGCTCCGCTGCCGGAAAATGTAGATGAGTATATGCTGGCAGGTTTTCTCCGCAAAAAGAAAGTGGAGCTGGTAAAATGCATTACACAGCCGGAAATAGAAGTACCGGCTGATGCCGATTTTGTAATTGAGGGATATGTGGATCCCAATGACGAACTGCTCTGGGAAGGACCGTTTGGCGATCATACAGGATATTATTCATTACCCGACTGGTATCCGAAATTCCACATTACGGCCATTACCCATAAAAGGAACCCGGTATACCCGGCAACCATTGTAGGTATTCCGCCCCAGGAAGATGCCTGGCTGGGCAAGGCAACGGAGCGGATCTTTTTAGCGCCCATAAAAATGACGCTCGTACCGGAGATTGAAGACATGGAAATGCCGGTAGAAGGTGTGTTCCACAACCTGGTCATTACAAAGATTCAAAAAGATTATGCCGGCCAGGGGCAAAAAGTAATGAATGCCATGTGGGGAGCGGGCCAGATGATGTTTAACAAGATACTGGTGCTGGCCTCCCAGTCAAAAGATGGAAAGTCCATTCCGTTGAGCAACTATAAAGCCTGTGCCCGTGAAGTATTTAAGAACCTGAACCCTGCCACAGATATCTGTTTCAGCCAGGGACCTATGGACGTGCTGGATCACAGTTGCAGCAAGATGGGCTTTGGCGGTAAAATGTGCATTGACGGCACGCTGAAGTTTGAGGAAGAGCAACAGGACGGTTATTTATACGGGCTGACCGGGGGAAGTGATACCGGTTGGATCGCTGCCGTTCCAACCCGCTTTGCAGAGGTATGCCAGGTAAATGCGTCTTTATTAAAAGACCAGATCCCGGTTCTGATCCTTTCCGTTAAAAAGAACCGTAAAGGGCATATCCGGGAACTGCATGAGCAGATAGCCGGGCTGCCCGGTATGGAAACTGTAAAAATGATTTTATATGTTGAGCATACCGTTAATGCCAATGATCTGGCCCTGGCCTTATGGCGTTTTTGCAATAACCTGGACCCGGTGCGGGATCATTTCCTTTCAGCTACTTTGAAAGAAGGTGCTTATTGCATGGGGTTGGATGGCACCATTAAAACAAAGGAATTTGATAATTTTCAGCGCGACTGGCCCAATATTATTGTGGCGGATGATGCTACCATAAAAAGCGTGGATGAAAAATGGGCATCCTTGCAGATCGGGCAATTCATTCCTTCCCCATCCCTGAAATATAAGGATCAGCTCTACGGGCAAAAAGCGGTCGCGGCTGTTTAA